The Litorilinea aerophila genome includes a window with the following:
- a CDS encoding DNA internalization-related competence protein ComEC/Rec2, whose amino-acid sequence MTLLYLALAYMAGIVLGRLAWEFGWPGCGRLPALWPLPLLLLPWTPLLNRLAWLRPPATGPIRWPASAGFEPPRRGPAVALWVALALCLVAGLLRYGSRPYTPCWTPQDLAYYNLPPNRAMDRSAPTVTLVGHVIGYPQVTDGRQEIRLAVHALIQQGREISVAGRVRFVTAAHPRYQYGQPLRVQGRLATPPDFEDFSYREYLARQGVHSLLYSPRVQSLPGPRQGQPWMRVLYAFRARGEALINRLLPEPYAALANGMLLGIEAGIPDELYDQFNLTGTSHVIVISGSNVALVAGLLMALGTRLLGRRGALVPTLAGIAGFALVVGGDAAVLRAALMGGLYVIAVTLGRRSTALVSLAAACWAMTLANPLALWDVGFQLSSAATAGLILFTPGITRLFSRLGPGFAGGPLAATAPPDWAARGKSLMRGLVEDGLLVTLAANITTLPLVVFYFGRLSLVSLVTNLLIAPAQPLIMLWGSAALLVGVLGLAWLAQALLWIPWLGLAWTVAMVRWTAAWPGASLSVAEYGPAALWATYAAIAAVRWGGRWRPLAGRVGAWLRAQGHRRLTQPATAGALAVVLVLTWWGALTQPDGRLHLYFLDVGQGDGILIQTPSGRQVLVDGGSSGQQLFSQLGAVMPFWDRELDLVVLTHPDSDHMDGQAELPLRFHVGQAMATEATRISPDAALWRANLAAQGVTLTTVHAGAWLDLGDGVALWVLWPPDPASGVDGLEESDNERSLVLKLVYGNFSALLTGDAGLPSEERLMAQGAPLAATVLKVGHHGSKSSTGPDFVAAVNPAVAVIQVGADNDYGHPAPDVLAHLQGRLVLRNDLHGTIHLATDGERLWIEPMPADAPEP is encoded by the coding sequence ATGACGTTGCTCTACCTGGCCCTGGCCTACATGGCCGGTATCGTGCTGGGCCGGCTTGCCTGGGAATTCGGCTGGCCGGGCTGTGGCCGGCTGCCGGCCCTCTGGCCCCTGCCCCTCCTGCTCTTGCCCTGGACGCCCCTGTTGAACCGGTTGGCCTGGCTGCGCCCCCCGGCGACCGGCCCCATACGCTGGCCGGCGTCCGCCGGCTTCGAGCCACCCCGCCGGGGCCCTGCCGTCGCCCTCTGGGTCGCCCTGGCCCTCTGCCTGGTGGCTGGCCTCCTCCGCTACGGCTCCCGCCCCTACACCCCCTGTTGGACGCCCCAGGATCTGGCCTACTACAACTTGCCGCCGAACCGGGCCATGGATCGCAGCGCGCCCACGGTCACCCTGGTGGGCCACGTGATCGGCTATCCCCAGGTCACCGACGGCCGCCAGGAGATCCGCCTGGCCGTCCATGCCCTGATCCAGCAGGGCCGGGAAATTTCCGTGGCCGGCCGGGTCCGTTTCGTGACTGCAGCCCACCCACGGTATCAGTATGGCCAGCCCTTGCGGGTCCAGGGGCGCCTGGCCACGCCGCCGGACTTCGAGGACTTTTCCTACCGGGAGTACCTGGCCCGGCAGGGCGTCCACAGCCTGCTCTACAGCCCCCGGGTTCAATCCCTGCCCGGCCCGCGCCAGGGACAGCCCTGGATGCGGGTGCTCTACGCCTTTCGGGCCCGGGGGGAAGCCCTGATCAACCGGCTGTTGCCAGAGCCCTACGCCGCCCTGGCCAACGGCATGCTCCTGGGCATCGAAGCGGGCATCCCGGACGAGCTGTACGATCAGTTCAACCTGACCGGCACCAGCCACGTCATCGTCATCTCCGGCAGCAACGTGGCCCTGGTGGCCGGCCTTCTCATGGCCCTGGGCACCCGGCTGCTGGGCCGACGGGGCGCCCTGGTTCCCACCCTGGCTGGCATTGCTGGCTTTGCCCTGGTGGTGGGGGGCGATGCCGCGGTGCTGCGGGCCGCCCTCATGGGCGGACTCTACGTCATCGCCGTGACCCTGGGCCGCCGCAGCACCGCGCTGGTCAGCCTGGCTGCGGCCTGTTGGGCCATGACCCTGGCCAATCCCCTGGCCCTGTGGGACGTGGGGTTCCAGCTGAGCAGTGCAGCCACCGCGGGGCTCATCCTCTTCACCCCCGGCATCACCCGCCTCTTCAGCCGCCTCGGGCCGGGTTTCGCCGGCGGCCCCCTGGCCGCAACCGCCCCGCCTGACTGGGCCGCCCGGGGGAAGAGTCTGATGCGGGGGTTGGTGGAGGACGGCCTCCTGGTGACCCTGGCCGCCAACATCACCACCCTGCCCCTGGTGGTCTTCTACTTTGGCCGCCTGAGCCTGGTTAGCCTGGTGACCAACCTGCTCATCGCGCCGGCCCAGCCCCTGATCATGCTCTGGGGCAGCGCCGCCCTGCTGGTGGGCGTGCTGGGCCTGGCCTGGCTGGCCCAGGCGCTCCTCTGGATCCCCTGGCTGGGCCTGGCCTGGACAGTGGCCATGGTGCGGTGGACGGCGGCCTGGCCCGGTGCCAGCCTCTCGGTGGCCGAGTACGGCCCCGCGGCCCTCTGGGCCACCTACGCCGCCATTGCCGCCGTCCGCTGGGGCGGCCGCTGGCGTCCCCTGGCCGGACGGGTGGGCGCCTGGCTGCGGGCCCAGGGGCATCGGCGGCTGACCCAGCCTGCCACAGCCGGCGCCCTGGCCGTGGTCCTGGTGCTCACCTGGTGGGGAGCCCTCACCCAGCCGGACGGCCGCCTCCACCTCTACTTCCTGGACGTGGGCCAGGGGGACGGCATCCTGATCCAGACGCCTTCAGGTCGCCAGGTGTTGGTGGACGGGGGGAGCAGCGGGCAGCAGCTCTTCAGCCAGCTGGGCGCGGTGATGCCCTTCTGGGATCGGGAGCTGGACCTGGTGGTGCTTACCCACCCGGACAGCGACCACATGGACGGGCAGGCGGAGCTACCCCTGCGCTTCCACGTCGGCCAGGCCATGGCCACTGAAGCCACCCGGATCAGCCCGGATGCAGCGCTGTGGCGGGCCAACCTGGCCGCCCAGGGCGTGACCCTCACCACGGTCCACGCGGGCGCCTGGCTCGACCTGGGGGATGGGGTTGCGCTGTGGGTCCTGTGGCCGCCGGATCCCGCTTCTGGCGTGGATGGCCTGGAGGAGAGTGACAACGAACGTTCGCTGGTGTTGAAGCTGGTATACGGCAACTTCAGCGCCCTCCTCACAGGGGATGCCGGTCTGCCCAGCGAGGAGCGGCTCATGGCGCAGGGCGCGCCCCTGGCAGCCACCGTGCTGAAGGTGGGCCACCACGGCAGCAAGTCCAGCACAGGTCCCGATTTCGTGGCCGCGGTGAACCCGGCGGTGGCCGTGATCCAGGTGGGCGCGGACAACGACTACGGCCACCCCGCCCCCGACGTGCTGGCGCACCTCCAGGGGCGTCTGGTCTTGCGCAACGACCTGCATGGAACCATCCACCTGGCCACCGATGGAGAGCGCCTCTGGATCGAGCCCATGCCGGCGGATGCCCCGGAACCATGA
- a CDS encoding ABC transporter permease yields the protein MLRYITLRLLQGALVVFLISILTFVIMRLMPGDPVYLLLGEGQVRISQEQMAAIRSRWGLDRPYHEQYLIWAGNLLRGDFGESLIRTGVPVRQMIFEAIPVTAELNIYALLLALTVSLPVGILAGVRRNSLLDYATSAGSALGIAMPNFWFGLMLIVLFSVVLNWLPPYGLKSWHGYIMPVLVLATEQMAVFTRVMRSSTIEVLNQDYVRTARAKGLAEHVVLLRHAVRNALLPVVTVIGFNIAFLLSGTIVVETVFALPGIGRLFTDSVLRLDYQVVQSLVVILAVLVVVANLLTDLVYAVVDPRIRIE from the coding sequence ATGCTACGTTACATCACCCTGCGCCTGTTGCAGGGCGCGCTGGTTGTCTTTCTCATCAGCATCCTGACCTTCGTCATCATGCGCCTGATGCCGGGCGATCCGGTCTATCTGCTCCTGGGCGAGGGACAGGTGCGCATCTCCCAGGAGCAGATGGCGGCCATCCGCAGCCGCTGGGGCCTGGATCGGCCTTACCACGAGCAGTACCTGATCTGGGCCGGCAACCTGCTGCGGGGCGACTTTGGCGAGTCCCTGATCCGCACCGGCGTGCCCGTGCGCCAGATGATCTTCGAGGCCATTCCGGTGACCGCGGAGCTCAACATCTACGCCCTGCTCCTGGCCCTGACCGTTTCCCTGCCGGTGGGCATTCTGGCCGGGGTGCGGCGCAACTCCCTCCTGGACTACGCCACCTCGGCGGGGTCCGCCCTGGGGATTGCCATGCCCAATTTCTGGTTTGGCCTGATGCTTATCGTTCTCTTCTCGGTGGTGCTCAACTGGCTGCCGCCCTATGGCCTGAAGAGCTGGCACGGCTACATCATGCCGGTGCTCGTCCTGGCCACCGAGCAGATGGCCGTCTTCACCCGGGTCATGCGCAGCTCCACCATCGAGGTGCTCAACCAGGACTACGTGCGCACGGCCCGGGCCAAGGGGCTGGCGGAGCATGTGGTCCTCTTGCGCCATGCGGTGCGTAACGCCCTCCTGCCGGTGGTCACCGTGATCGGCTTCAACATCGCCTTCCTCCTCAGCGGCACCATCGTGGTGGAGACGGTCTTCGCCCTGCCCGGGATTGGCCGCCTCTTCACCGATTCGGTGCTGCGGCTGGACTATCAGGTAGTCCAGTCCCTGGTGGTTATCCTGGCCGTGCTGGTGGTGGTGGCCAACCTGTTGACCGATCTGGTCTACGCGGTGGTGGACCCGCGTATCCGCATTGAGTAG
- a CDS encoding ABC transporter permease, giving the protein MTVSTTSAESLQMVRDAQHRSEWLQAWRRFSANRIAILGLVLVGILCLIALFADQLAPYDPLESMRGMRGVSPSWEHPFGFDHLGRDLFSRVIYGARVALLVGLASTVLSVTIGVLIGAVAGFFGGWVDTVLSRLIDTLMAFPIIALLIVLAAVIGPSLPTTIIVIGATVWARYARVVRADVLSLREQDFVVAARALGVGNGRIIFRHLLPNVLGPIIVLASLGVGSIIILEAALSFLGLGVRPPTPSWGGTLADGRAYILRYPHISLFPGLMIVITVLAFNFIGDGLRDALDPRQRT; this is encoded by the coding sequence ATGACCGTTTCGACGACCTCAGCCGAGTCACTGCAGATGGTGCGGGACGCCCAACACCGTTCAGAGTGGCTGCAGGCCTGGCGCCGTTTTAGCGCCAATCGCATTGCCATCCTGGGCCTGGTGTTGGTGGGCATCCTCTGCCTGATCGCCCTGTTCGCCGACCAGCTGGCCCCGTACGATCCCCTGGAAAGCATGCGGGGTATGCGGGGCGTGAGCCCATCCTGGGAACACCCCTTCGGCTTTGACCACCTGGGGCGGGATCTCTTCAGTCGGGTCATCTACGGCGCGCGGGTGGCGCTGCTGGTGGGGCTGGCATCCACCGTGCTCTCGGTGACCATCGGTGTCCTCATCGGGGCAGTGGCTGGCTTTTTCGGCGGCTGGGTGGACACGGTGCTCTCCCGCCTCATCGACACCCTGATGGCCTTCCCCATCATCGCCCTGCTCATCGTGCTGGCCGCCGTGATTGGCCCCAGCCTGCCCACCACCATCATCGTCATCGGCGCCACCGTCTGGGCCCGCTATGCCCGGGTGGTGCGGGCCGATGTGCTCAGCCTGCGAGAACAGGACTTTGTCGTGGCTGCCCGGGCCCTGGGCGTGGGCAACGGCCGCATCATCTTCCGCCACCTCCTGCCCAATGTGCTGGGCCCCATCATCGTCCTGGCTTCCCTGGGGGTGGGGAGCATCATCATCCTGGAGGCGGCCCTCTCGTTCCTGGGGCTGGGCGTGCGCCCGCCGACACCCTCCTGGGGCGGCACCCTGGCCGACGGCCGGGCGTACATCCTGCGCTATCCCCACATCTCCCTCTTTCCGGGCCTGATGATTGTCATCACCGTGCTGGCTTTCAACTTCATCGGCGACGGCCTGCGAGATGCCCTGGACCCCCGCCAGCGCACGTAA
- a CDS encoding M81 family metallopeptidase, with amino-acid sequence MKVFTALLGTETNTFSPFLTGYRNFEQTYLVRGGEHGDRPWSFAVPLIRWREMAQARGWTVVESLAAFAMPAGITRREVYESFRDEILRDLQAAMPVDMVLLNMHGAMVAEGYDDCEGDLTARVRAMVGPTVPIGVELDLHCHLTAQLVEQADVIITFKEYPHVDPPERAEELFTIVADAAQGKVKPHIALYDCRMIGVYHTTREPVKSFVAQMQALEGKDGVLSVSLGHGFPWGDVPDLGTRVLVVTDNQPEKGQALARTLGEQFYAMRDQVQPTYHTMDAALDQALAFAGQPVVLADVADNAGGGAPNDSTFLLRRMLERGVGNAAIGCIWDPVAVQVALEAGEGANLDMRIGGKMGPMSGDPVDLRVRVGRIAHNATQRFGAGTSNLGDAVALHGPNGLDIVVNSQRTQTFSPEVFTNVGIDPHQKKILVVKSMQHFYAGFAPIAAQVYYVAAPGALVPDFTLLPYQKASRNIWPLVA; translated from the coding sequence ATGAAGGTCTTCACCGCCCTTTTGGGCACCGAAACCAATACCTTCTCCCCCTTCTTGACCGGCTACCGCAATTTCGAACAGACCTATCTGGTGCGGGGAGGCGAGCACGGTGACAGGCCCTGGTCCTTCGCCGTGCCCCTGATACGCTGGCGGGAAATGGCCCAGGCCCGGGGCTGGACTGTGGTGGAGAGCCTGGCCGCCTTCGCCATGCCGGCAGGCATCACCCGACGCGAGGTGTACGAATCGTTCCGGGATGAGATCTTGCGGGACCTCCAGGCCGCGATGCCGGTGGACATGGTCCTCCTCAACATGCATGGCGCCATGGTGGCCGAGGGCTACGACGACTGCGAAGGCGATCTGACCGCGCGGGTGCGGGCCATGGTGGGGCCGACGGTGCCCATCGGCGTGGAGCTGGACCTTCACTGCCACCTCACTGCCCAGCTGGTGGAGCAGGCCGACGTGATCATCACCTTCAAAGAGTACCCCCATGTAGATCCGCCCGAACGGGCCGAAGAGCTCTTCACCATCGTCGCCGACGCGGCCCAGGGCAAGGTCAAGCCCCACATCGCCCTCTACGACTGCCGCATGATCGGCGTCTACCACACCACCCGAGAGCCGGTCAAAAGTTTCGTGGCCCAGATGCAGGCCCTGGAGGGCAAGGACGGCGTCCTCTCCGTCTCCCTGGGCCATGGCTTCCCCTGGGGCGATGTACCGGATCTGGGTACCCGGGTGCTGGTGGTGACGGACAACCAGCCGGAAAAGGGCCAGGCCCTGGCCCGAACCCTGGGCGAGCAGTTCTACGCCATGCGCGACCAGGTGCAGCCCACCTACCACACCATGGACGCCGCCCTGGACCAGGCGCTGGCCTTCGCCGGGCAGCCGGTGGTCCTGGCCGACGTGGCGGACAACGCCGGCGGCGGCGCGCCCAACGACTCCACCTTCCTCCTGCGGCGCATGCTGGAGCGGGGCGTGGGCAACGCGGCCATCGGCTGTATCTGGGACCCCGTCGCGGTCCAGGTGGCCCTGGAAGCCGGCGAAGGGGCCAACCTGGACATGCGCATCGGCGGCAAGATGGGCCCCATGTCGGGCGATCCCGTGGACCTGCGGGTGCGAGTAGGGCGCATTGCCCACAACGCCACCCAACGCTTCGGCGCGGGCACTTCCAACCTGGGCGATGCGGTGGCCCTCCACGGCCCCAACGGGCTGGACATCGTGGTCAACAGCCAGCGGACCCAGACCTTCAGCCCGGAGGTCTTCACCAACGTGGGCATCGATCCCCACCAGAAAAAGATCCTGGTGGTGAAATCCATGCAGCACTTCTACGCCGGCTTCGCGCCCATCGCCGCGCAGGTCTACTACGTGGCCGCGCCCGGCGCGCTGGTGCCCGACTTCACTCTCCTGCCCTATCAAAAGGCCAGCCGCAACATCTGGCCCCTGGTCGCCTGA
- a CDS encoding serine hydrolase: MSLLHNIQAAVAASGAHMGIAIHHLESGETLELNADEPFPLCSVLKIPVLVEAFRQLREGRFRLDDRWELTLAEKNLPSGVLVFLQDGLQPTVQDLLTLMIIISDNTATDMLMHRLGVARINQTMHELGLADTHIALTIREIFDDMLGEASDPRRAFTDLDRFQEPPPVRRDGRAFSTGPDNDVGTPRDMTRLLTLIFRGEVVDREACDQMLHILLQQQLNTRLPLFLPEGVPFAHKTGTLSGIRNDAGILYASPTSHVAISVFSRWDAGEVAGDPVAEWRRTTAIDEAFGRIGRLVYDHYTTR; this comes from the coding sequence ATGTCCCTGCTCCATAATATCCAGGCCGCCGTCGCGGCCAGCGGCGCACACATGGGTATTGCCATCCACCACCTGGAGAGCGGCGAGACCCTGGAGCTGAACGCCGACGAACCCTTCCCCCTCTGCAGTGTGCTCAAAATTCCGGTGCTGGTGGAGGCCTTCCGCCAGCTCCGGGAAGGGCGCTTCCGCCTGGACGATCGCTGGGAACTGACCCTGGCCGAGAAGAACCTGCCCAGCGGCGTGCTGGTCTTCCTGCAGGATGGCCTGCAGCCCACCGTGCAGGATCTGCTGACCCTCATGATCATCATCAGCGACAACACGGCCACAGACATGCTCATGCACCGCCTGGGCGTGGCGCGCATCAACCAGACCATGCACGAGCTGGGGCTGGCCGACACCCACATCGCCCTGACCATCCGGGAGATCTTCGACGACATGCTGGGGGAGGCCTCGGATCCCCGCCGCGCCTTCACCGACCTGGATCGCTTCCAGGAGCCGCCGCCCGTGCGCCGGGACGGCCGCGCCTTCAGCACCGGCCCCGACAACGACGTGGGTACCCCCCGGGACATGACCCGGTTGCTGACCCTGATCTTCCGGGGAGAGGTGGTAGACCGGGAAGCCTGTGACCAGATGTTGCACATCCTCCTGCAGCAGCAACTGAACACCCGCCTTCCCCTCTTCCTGCCCGAGGGGGTTCCCTTCGCCCACAAGACGGGCACCCTCTCCGGCATCCGCAACGACGCCGGCATCCTCTACGCCAGCCCCACCTCCCATGTGGCCATCAGCGTCTTCTCCCGCTGGGATGCGGGCGAAGTGGCGGGGGACCCGGTGGCCGAATGGCGGCGGACCACCGCCATCGACGAAGCCTTTGGCCGCATCGGCCGCCTGGTGTACGATCACTACACCACCCGCTGA
- the typA gene encoding translational GTPase TypA, whose protein sequence is MQDVQTDIRADIRNDIRNVAIIAHVDHGKTTLVDGMLRQTNVFRANQQVAERVLDSNDLERERGITILAKNTGIVYNGVTINIVDTPGHADFGGEVERVMNMVDGVLLLVDAVEGPMPQTRFVLRQALAKGHKAIVVVNKVDRPAARPDEVVNATFDLFIDLGATEEQADFPVIYTRALEGRAGHAPDQLAEDLRPLFDAILQHLPPPRVDRTGPTQMLVTTLEYSNYVGKIAVGRLSSGTLRTGQAIARITPDGEVVSGRVSQVYIFRDLKRLEVEEVEAGNIVAVAGLPDVGIGDTLADPADPRPLPPISVEEPTVRMTFSVNDSPFAGQEGQYLTSRHLRARLHQEMERNVALRVTEVDGAEVQGGTFLVAGRGELHLAVLIETMRREGYEFAVSRPEVIFREGEGGLLEPVEELYVEVLADYLGAVSEMLGRRRGQLQNIRYGDDGTVYCEYLVPTRGMLGFRQPFLTATRGTGIFHTLFHGYVPYMGDIETREHGSLVALETGTVTSYALEQLQQRGTFFVRPGDQVYAGQVVGQHIRDEDLVLNVCRTKALTNFREKPKQDSEGLMATRTLSLDDAIEYLGDDELLEVTPQSLRIRKKELRHEVRQRAAKRARQGGSGVESRTPFPSLTRRHSLC, encoded by the coding sequence ATGCAGGACGTACAGACCGACATTCGCGCCGATATTCGTAACGACATTCGCAACGTGGCCATCATCGCCCACGTGGATCACGGCAAGACCACCCTGGTGGACGGCATGTTGCGCCAGACCAACGTGTTCCGGGCCAACCAGCAGGTGGCCGAACGGGTGTTGGATTCCAACGACCTGGAACGGGAGCGGGGCATCACCATCCTGGCCAAAAACACGGGCATCGTCTACAACGGCGTCACCATCAACATCGTGGATACGCCGGGCCATGCCGACTTCGGCGGTGAAGTGGAGCGGGTGATGAACATGGTGGACGGCGTTCTGCTGCTGGTGGATGCGGTGGAAGGCCCCATGCCCCAGACCCGCTTTGTCCTGCGTCAGGCGCTGGCCAAGGGCCACAAGGCCATCGTGGTGGTCAACAAGGTGGACCGGCCGGCTGCCCGGCCGGACGAGGTGGTGAACGCCACCTTCGACCTCTTCATCGACCTGGGCGCCACAGAAGAACAGGCCGACTTCCCGGTTATCTACACCCGCGCGCTGGAAGGCCGGGCCGGCCACGCGCCGGACCAGCTGGCCGAGGATCTGCGCCCGCTCTTCGACGCCATCCTCCAGCATCTGCCGCCCCCCCGGGTGGACCGGACCGGCCCGACCCAGATGCTGGTGACCACCCTGGAATACAGCAACTACGTGGGCAAAATCGCCGTGGGCCGGCTGAGCAGCGGCACCCTGCGCACCGGCCAGGCCATCGCCCGCATCACCCCCGACGGGGAGGTGGTGTCCGGGCGGGTCAGCCAGGTCTACATCTTCCGGGACCTCAAGCGGCTGGAGGTGGAGGAAGTGGAGGCGGGCAACATCGTGGCCGTGGCCGGGCTGCCCGACGTGGGCATCGGCGACACCCTGGCCGACCCGGCGGATCCCCGCCCCCTGCCGCCCATCTCGGTGGAAGAGCCCACCGTCCGCATGACCTTCAGCGTCAACGACAGCCCCTTTGCCGGCCAGGAGGGTCAGTACCTCACCAGCCGCCATCTGCGGGCCCGGCTGCATCAGGAGATGGAACGCAACGTGGCCCTGCGGGTCACGGAGGTGGACGGGGCAGAGGTCCAGGGAGGCACCTTCCTGGTGGCCGGCCGGGGCGAACTCCATCTGGCCGTGCTCATCGAAACCATGCGCCGGGAGGGGTACGAATTTGCCGTCAGCCGGCCGGAGGTCATCTTCCGGGAAGGTGAAGGGGGGCTGTTGGAGCCGGTGGAGGAGCTTTACGTGGAGGTGTTGGCCGATTACCTGGGCGCGGTGAGCGAGATGTTGGGCCGACGCCGGGGCCAGCTCCAGAATATCCGCTACGGAGACGATGGCACGGTCTACTGTGAGTACCTGGTGCCCACTCGGGGGATGTTGGGTTTCCGGCAGCCGTTTTTGACCGCCACCCGGGGCACGGGCATCTTCCACACCCTCTTCCACGGCTATGTGCCCTACATGGGCGACATCGAAACCCGGGAACATGGCTCCCTGGTGGCCCTGGAGACGGGCACCGTCACCAGCTATGCCCTGGAGCAGTTGCAGCAGCGGGGAACCTTCTTCGTACGGCCGGGCGACCAGGTGTACGCCGGGCAGGTGGTGGGCCAGCACATCCGCGACGAGGACCTGGTCCTCAACGTGTGTCGGACCAAGGCCCTGACCAACTTCCGGGAGAAGCCGAAGCAGGACAGCGAGGGGCTGATGGCCACACGAACCCTCTCCCTGGACGATGCCATCGAGTACCTGGGCGATGATGAGCTGCTGGAGGTCACCCCCCAATCCTTGCGCATCCGCAAAAAAGAGCTGCGCCATGAGGTACGGCAGCGCGCGGCCAAACGGGCCCGCCAGGGGGGTAGTGGGGTAGAATCCCGTACCCCGTTCCCTTCGTTGACACGGCGCCATTCCCTGTGCTAG
- a CDS encoding ABC transporter substrate-binding protein — MGIKRSQPNPKARGMSRRQFLRYTALGGSAAFLAACAVPAEPSTETGAPAAPAEGAAPAPTEGQDGGTMIWLGHQEIASLSPDDAGPDVHFVIVYNIHNPLLYYNEYNEVELVLAESYEVADDGLTYTFKLREGVKFHDGKELTSADVKYTYDYYRNPDNAAVSAGDFFGIDSIETPDDYTVVVKMAQVNAASLATWASFGIVQSEYHAEVGEETYRTAPIGTGAYKLKEWRAAEYTEIEAFDDHFRGRPKIDTIRLEVVPEPSVRMVALQSGEAHSSVWPLLVEDSLTLEQDPNFILFRTLGNSIKHFPLNNQLPQLSDKRVRQAMMHALDRQRIIDDLWAGTAQVAHSNIPPSSFYHKPDLKQYDYNVEKANALLDEAGWVMGADGIREKDGMKLSFTCTTISGDSARRPIAELAQQMLKEVGIDMQLAEAPVASILEGMRNGTLDASLFNWTYNTNAVEPDPFSTLHSTGGNNFNNFRNEEMDQLIEAGLNVVDPEERRVYYDRIQEIFVEEVPCLYLQFDEWLIPFSRRIQGLPENPKASTVYYLRAHEWSLSEA, encoded by the coding sequence ATGGGAATCAAGCGCTCACAACCCAACCCCAAAGCCCGCGGCATGAGCCGACGCCAGTTCCTGCGCTACACAGCCCTGGGCGGTTCGGCGGCTTTCCTGGCGGCCTGTGCCGTTCCCGCTGAACCCAGCACCGAGACCGGCGCGCCGGCAGCGCCCGCCGAAGGGGCAGCTCCGGCCCCGACGGAAGGGCAGGACGGCGGCACCATGATCTGGCTGGGCCACCAGGAGATCGCCAGCCTCTCGCCGGACGATGCCGGCCCCGACGTGCACTTCGTCATCGTCTACAACATCCACAACCCGCTGCTCTACTACAACGAATATAACGAGGTCGAGCTGGTGTTGGCCGAGAGCTACGAGGTGGCCGACGATGGCCTCACCTACACCTTTAAACTGCGGGAAGGTGTCAAGTTCCACGACGGCAAGGAGCTCACCTCCGCCGACGTGAAGTATACCTACGACTACTACCGCAACCCCGACAACGCCGCCGTCAGCGCAGGCGACTTTTTCGGCATCGACTCCATCGAGACGCCGGACGACTACACGGTGGTGGTCAAGATGGCCCAGGTCAACGCCGCCTCCCTGGCCACCTGGGCCAGCTTCGGCATCGTCCAGTCCGAATACCACGCGGAAGTGGGCGAGGAGACCTACCGCACCGCGCCCATCGGCACCGGCGCCTACAAGCTCAAGGAGTGGCGGGCGGCGGAATACACCGAGATCGAGGCCTTCGACGACCACTTCCGGGGCCGCCCCAAGATCGACACCATCCGCCTGGAGGTGGTGCCGGAGCCGTCGGTGCGCATGGTGGCCCTCCAGTCCGGCGAGGCCCACTCCTCGGTCTGGCCTCTGCTGGTGGAAGATAGCCTGACCCTGGAGCAGGATCCCAACTTCATCCTCTTCCGCACCCTGGGCAACTCCATCAAGCACTTCCCCCTGAACAACCAGCTGCCCCAGCTCTCGGACAAGCGGGTCCGCCAGGCCATGATGCACGCCCTGGATCGCCAGCGCATCATCGACGACCTCTGGGCCGGGACGGCCCAGGTGGCCCACTCCAACATCCCGCCCTCCAGCTTCTACCACAAGCCGGATCTCAAGCAGTACGACTACAACGTGGAAAAGGCCAACGCCCTGCTGGATGAGGCAGGCTGGGTCATGGGTGCGGACGGCATCCGGGAAAAGGACGGCATGAAGCTCTCCTTCACCTGCACCACCATCTCCGGCGACTCGGCCCGTCGGCCCATCGCCGAGCTGGCCCAACAGATGCTGAAGGAAGTGGGTATCGACATGCAGCTGGCCGAGGCGCCGGTGGCCTCCATCCTGGAGGGCATGCGCAACGGCACCCTGGACGCGTCCCTCTTCAACTGGACCTACAACACCAACGCCGTGGAGCCGGACCCCTTCTCCACCCTGCACTCCACCGGCGGCAACAACTTCAACAACTTCCGCAATGAGGAGATGGACCAGCTCATCGAAGCGGGCCTGAACGTGGTGGACCCCGAAGAGCGCCGGGTCTACTACGACCGCATCCAGGAGATCTTCGTGGAGGAAGTGCCCTGCCTCTACCTCCAGTTTGACGAATGGCTGATCCCCTTCAGCCGGCGCATCCAGGGCCTGCCGGAGAACCCCAAGGCCTCCACCGTCTACTACCTGCGGGCCCACGAGTGGAGCCTGTCAGAAGCCTGA